The Loxodonta africana isolate mLoxAfr1 chromosome 23, mLoxAfr1.hap2, whole genome shotgun sequence genome has a segment encoding these proteins:
- the P2RY1 gene encoding P2Y purinoceptor 1 isoform X2, producing the protein MTNPKSAGQVVGWRLFLAHRVAGADEPKICRSGGRLRLLLAHRMAGADEPKICRSGGRLEASAGSQGGGGWKIQNLQVRWQVGGVCWLTGWWGLESPNSAGQVAGWRRLLAHRVVGAGESKFCRSGSRLEASAGSQGGGGWRVQILQVRRQVGGVCWLTGWWGLESPKSAGQAAGWRRLLAHRVVGAGESKFCRSGGRLEASAGSQGGGGWRVQILQVRRQIGGVCWLTGWWGLESPKSAGQAAGWRRLLAHRVVGAGESKICRSGGRLEASAGSQGGGGWRIQNLQVRQQVGGVCWLTGWWGLESPNSAGQAAGWRRLLAHRVVGAGESKFCRSGSRLEASAGS; encoded by the coding sequence AtgacgaacccaaaatctgcaggtcaggtggtagGTTGGAGGCTTTTCCTGGCGCATAGGGtggcaggggctgacgaacccaaaatctgcaggtcaggaggCAGGTTGAGGCTTCTGCTGGCTCATAGGAtggcaggggctgacgaacccaaaatctgcaggtcaggcggcaggTTGGAGgcgtctgctggctcacagggtggtGGGGGCTggaaaatccaaaatctgcaggtcaggtggcaggttgGAGgcgtctgctggctcacagggtggtGGGGGCTGGAGAGTCCAaattctgcaggtcaggtggcaggttgGAGGCGTCTCCTGGCTCACAGGGTGGTGGGGGCTGGAGAGTCCAaattctgcaggtcaggcagcaggttgGAGgcgtctgctggctcacagggtggtGGGGGCTGGAGAGTCCAAATtctgcaggtcaggcggcaggTTGGAGgcgtctgctggctcacagggtggtgggggctggagagtccaaaatctgcaggtcaggcggcaggTTGGAGgcgtctgctggctcacagggtggtGGGGGCTGGAGAGTCCAaattctgcaggtcaggtggcaggttgGAGgcgtctgctggctcacagggtggtGGGGGCTGGAGAGTCCAAATtctgcaggtcaggcggcagATTGGAGgcgtctgctggctcacagggtggtgggggctggagagtccaaaatctgcaggtcaggcggcaggTTGGAGgcgtctgctggctcacagggtggtgggggctggagagtccaaaatctgcaggtcaggcggcaggttggaggcctctgctggctcacagggtggtgggggctggagaatccaaaatctgcaggtcaggcagcaggttgGAGgcgtctgctggctcacagggtggtGGGGGCTGGAGAGTCCAAATtctgcaggtcaggcggcaggTTGGAGgcgtctgctggctcacagggtggtGGGGGCTGGAGAATCCAAATTCTGCAGGTCAGGTAGCAGGTTGGAGGCTTCTGCTGGCTCATAG